The nucleotide sequence GCCGCCCAGAATACTGGGTCGAGGAACTTACCCGACTAGCCGCCAGTGTGTTGGGTCAGGGAACCAGCCAAAAAGCGGTTCCCTTATTCAACCATTAGTTTCCTATTAAGAAACGATGAGTACAATCAATCCGGCTCACCGATTTCACTGACGATGAATCGCAGCATGAGATGTATTACTCAGTGAGGAGCGGCGGAAATTGAACCACACCAACGCCGCCATCATCAGAAGAAACAGGGACGCAGCACCCATCACAGAAAAAACAGCATCGTCAAACGCTGACTTAGCAAGGCTGACCAAAGCCTGCCCCGCATCCGGAGCCATCTCTTTTGCCGCAATCAATGCGCCATCAATACCATCTTTAGCCACATCGTAGATAGGAGAATCCACTGGAATTTCAATGAAATAGCTATAGATAAATGACATAATGCTACCCATGATCGCAATGCCCAATCCCCCACCCAATTCATAGGAAACTTCTTCAACGGACGCCGCCATCCCTGCCCGATTAGGCGGTGCTGCCTGCATGATAGTACTGGATGCCGCAGTCATTGTTGCTCCAAGACATGTCCCGAGCGCAAAAAAGCAAACTATCTGCAAAGGTAGCGGCGCTGAAAAACTCGCCATGAGCGCCAGTATGGCAATGGCATACATCAACAACGAGGTTATAAGGAAGCGTGCACTCCCTAAGCGAGGAAGAACCCAACCACTCACAGGACTTGCAACAATCGCACCCAATGAGAATGGCAGAAAATAGAGCCCGGATTGCAAAGGCGTTAATGATAATACCAGTTGCAAACGCTGGCTTAACACCAGATTAAGGCCCATCAAACAGGCGGAAGCCACCAGCCCGGCGATAACCGCAGATGAGAAGGCCGGGCTTTTGAACAGGTCAAAATCAATCAACGGATGCACACTGCGTTTTTGCCGTCGAATGAACAACGTCAGAAAACCTATCGTCAGAGTGGAAGTTATCAATATTCCGATATAAGAAGGCTCCCGTTTGGCAAATTCTTTGATGGCATAGGCGAAGCTTATCAAGACAACCATGATCTGCAATGAGCCAATAAGATCCCA is from Photorhabdus laumondii subsp. laumondii and encodes:
- a CDS encoding MFS transporter; its protein translation is MNTIKKWWVLTAVSVALSLVAIDMTVLYTALPSLTHSLGANTTEKLWIVNIYPLVVSGLLLGAGTLGDRIGHKRLFVYGLIIFGFSSLIAAYSYSPEMLVVSRALLGVGAAIMMPATLSIIALTFEDEDEKSFAIGIWTAVASGGAAIGPLIGGVLLEYFWWGSVFLINVPLVILTLILSWLFVPTAKTDSSHPWDLIGSLQIMVVLISFAYAIKEFAKREPSYIGILITSTLTIGFLTLFIRRQKRSVHPLIDFDLFKSPAFSSAVIAGLVASACLMGLNLVLSQRLQLVLSLTPLQSGLYFLPFSLGAIVASPVSGWVLPRLGSARFLITSLLMYAIAILALMASFSAPLPLQIVCFFALGTCLGATMTAASSTIMQAAPPNRAGMAASVEEVSYELGGGLGIAIMGSIMSFIYSYFIEIPVDSPIYDVAKDGIDGALIAAKEMAPDAGQALVSLAKSAFDDAVFSVMGAASLFLLMMAALVWFNFRRSSLSNTSHAAIHRQ